A region of the Drosophila subpulchrella strain 33 F10 #4 breed RU33 chromosome 3L, RU_Dsub_v1.1 Primary Assembly, whole genome shotgun sequence genome:
GAGAGCCCAAAACCCAATGGAAAATAGTTCTTCAGTGGTAGTTCTTCTCGTCGCGAGTATTCAAAACTTGCCGTTTATTTAGTTTCTCATTTCATAATAGTTATACATCGTAGTGTAGTTGGGTATAGACATTGCTGGTCATAGTTATTGGTAAAGTCTGAGAGTTTTTGGCCCGTCCTCGACATCGTCCCGGCCGCATCCTCGTCCCATACGCCAAGATCTGGGCACTGAGTTCACGGCTGCTCGTCCAGCAGGCAAAGACATCCTCATATTATTGCCCGGGGTCAGCGGGCGAACTAAGATGCCGACCTCGGGCGGATGGGAGGGGCTGATCGGGGAGGTTTGAACGAGCTCGTTGATTTTAATATCCTTGAATGGCATTTTCGGAACTCACAGATTTTTTTCGGCCTGATCGCCTAATCTCTTGTATAACTTACTTAGCGGGATAATTGacggttttttataatttgcAGTTTAACAATGtcaaagtaaatatatatatatgtgcataTAGTAGAGATATAAGCAAAAAGCATGCAAACTCAAACAGTAAACATTGAGAATCCTGCGAGGACTGCTCCAAAGGATCGACCATCATTTTACAATTTACAATCAGTGGATGGTTCCGAAATGGTTCCTTGAGCTCATCGCCCCCTCGGTATCTCCGTTAAATAGAATATGCTCACAATAAATAGATTAGTAGTGCTCTTAAATCTAAGACAAGGTTCAATCTCATTATCAGTTTCCGTCTTGGGTCGCATCGTTTCCATTTCATTAGCTAGTTAACAGTGTAACAATCAACTTAGAATCTAACACTATATGGTGTAGTATATAGTTCTGCTCTGCTATCTTTGCCATACTATATGCACATGCTCCAAATATGTGTATATAGTATGGGTACATAGAGAATATCGTTATCCATTGCCCCGTCTGGGCACCCGGATCAGGGTTCCATATCCACGAATCATCATCTTAATCACTTTTAATGGGTGCGTTCTGTTCGAAATATCAGCAGGCATCCATTATCGAGAAACTACCGATGATGATTCATGGGATGGAGTCACACCTGCTGTAGTATTGCATTCACCTATCATGGGTTCGTTTCGtaacatatgtatatatatggcGTCGTTAGTGGTCATTTAAGATTAGTATAACAATTGTATATATCCTATATATAGTTTTGTTCGTTAGTGATTCGTTTTAGTAACAGATACATGATCGTTTTCAGTATTATTATGAAGTGGGTTCCATTGAATtttctgctgttgttgttctaGGCATCTTTTGATTTCCTTCGCCTAACTTAGCCGAAAATGTGCTGGGTACCGGGTGGCACCTTGTAGCTGGGATAGCCATTGTTCAACTGGTGTTTGGCAAAGAAGGGTGTGTAGTCCTGCTAAGTAAATAAGTGTGTTAGGATCTGAATGATCTTTAAATTGAGAATCTCTTTTCCTACCCGGTTGATTCTCCTGGGACGGCAGACAGGGCCCAAAGCCAACTGGCGACGTTCCTCGTTCTCGCGAGCCGCGGCCTCCTTGTACTCCGGTGGTGGCCACTTCAAATCTCCGCGCAATTTGCTGCCTCCTGGAATTTTAGAAAGAACTTATGTTACAGATCTGGTAATATAGTGCGCAGGTTTCTCGATTCTAACAAAATTATCCAATTTAATAGCGATCTTCGATATACCAAGCCTTTAAAGATCTCATATATTTCATTACTTGATCTCATTTACTTTTTTTGTTGATCATTACATCtttttggtatcaatataattaatttattttaacctTTAGCAAACATAAAgttccaaaatattttttttttgatacaAAAGAATTAAGATCATATTACGAAAATGTTATTTAGAAATGTTGTAGCTAAGAAAATGTTTTCAGATCCTTATATCAGGATTGTTgatataatatatatcttaattAAAGAAGGACATTGCTCAGGACATTTTAGGAAATCTCATaggataaaaataaaataatatataaatagttCCATGTTTATAAACTCTATATCCcttatatagatatatatatctttttaaAGACCTCCTTACTCACCCTGATAGCTGACGGCGGCAGGCTGCGAAGAGTAAACTGGAGCAGGCTGCTGGCTGACTGGCGCCTCCTTGCGCAGGGTGATGATCCCGGGACTGGCGCCCCGGTAGCTATCCTGGCCAGCGAAGGCTCCAgggagctgctgctgctgctgctgcagatcGGTCTGATCCTGCGAGTACGGAACCTGGGGCTGCGAATAAGAATTGTATGGGGGTTGAGCATAGGTCGAGCCACCGTTTTGCTGTGGGTAATAGGAtggctgctgttgttgctgctgctgctgctgtgggtACGGTGAAGCCTGGTACGatggctgctgctgttggggtggctgctgctgctgctgctggttcCACTGTGGTGGCTGGTAGGGAGCCTGAGCCTGCGATTGAGGCTGATATTGCTGCTGTGGCACCTGTTGCTGCGGCTGCTGTTGCCACTGTGCTGCAGGTTGCTgcggttgctgttgctgctggtagCCACcgtactgctgctgctgctgctgctgctgttcaACCGGTGGTGCATTTGGTGGTGTTTGGTGGTGTTCGTTGGTGTTTGGTGGTGCCAACATGCATGTTTGACATGGGTTTCGATCACAGGTTATGGTTTGATTTCGAAGATGGGTGGTGTTTTGTTGGTTGGGAGGTGCATACGACACATTCACATTGGATgtagacagacagatagaatATGTTGGAGATAGAGATAGACAGAAGTACTTAGTTAGAGGGTGGGAGGCTTAGTTTCGAGTTAGGTATCGGTTTAGTTTTATGCGCAGTTTACAGCTGAAAGTCGCAGAAAAAGAAGCAAAGCTAGAGGTTAAGTGAGTATTTGCATATAAACAGCGATTAGTAAAGATTTCGACGTGCAAAGGCGAGAAAGTACAAAATTACATAACATTTTTAGGAATTTGAGATCGGGAATCCTGAACTTTTCAAAATAACTATATTTTAAATCACATAAAAACGTTTTTGGGAAAACGGAATTCCATCCTAAACTTTTCAAAATTagatttatttactttaaatcaAAATGGCATGGttctaaataattcaattagCTTTTTTTCGAACCACTTTATTTTAAGCACTATGGGGACCACTATGAGTTCAAAGgtaatttttatcaattttagAACTAAGAAAAAAACGGGTCTAGTACTTGAATTATACgaatttaaatatatcaatatagatttttgaaaaaatgcaATGAGATCCAATTTTAAAAGCTATTAAAATATTACCAAAATAatagtataaccttttaatcTATAATCTATATTTATAAATCTCATTAAGTGGAATAAAATGTTGTTAAGAGACAAATCAGTTTGATGAAAGAAATGGTTAGTAAGTATATAAAAAACGGGTATCTCTAAGATAAAAGTTAAAGTGTGGATACTATTCATACAGGTGTTTCGTTAATATAAGAGAGAAAGATTAGTAAGTGTCTAGAATAGGATATTAAAGAAATTATATGATAGAAGTTAAAATAAGATTTTTAGTAACCGAAAGAAAGAGGAGTTTAGTGAAAGTCTACGAAGAGAGTTTAGTAGGTGACTACGATAGAAGGCAGAGAAGCATCTAAGATAGAAGGATATCAACGATGGCAGGAGAAAAACACGATCACAGCCGCAGTGCAATAGGTAGCATCTTTATCGCTTAGCCAAAAGCCGGGATCCAATCCGACCCAGACGGTACCTGCGGCTGCTGATAGgacggctgctgctgctgctgcggggATCCCTGGAACGGAGGATAGTCCCCTCCTCCGGCGGTAAATTCACTGCGCGACTTGGGCAGCGGGGCACCAATATGCTTCCAGCCACCGCCCACATTGTTAGCGGCCTGCAGCTGCTCCTGGGGATAGTTGGATTGATAGTTCGGTTGATAGTTGTTCGACTGATAGTTCGCATGGGAGGCGGGATCTGGAGTTGGAGCTGGAACCTGGACGGGTTCTCTCGACCGCTGCCGATTGAACTGGGCCTGTGTGTATTGCACAGGTATCTGCGTTTCCTGCTGCTGATGCGGATAACTATCTGGAAACTGGGAGGTGGGCTGCTGTGGTGCTGGGGCGTAGACATTTTGTGGTGGTGCTTGGGTGGTGCGTGGCTGGACGTTGTTATAAATGGGTCCCTGCAAGTTGTCAGTGTGGTTAGGTGTGGGGGTTTGGGTATGGGTGTTCAAATGCTATGTACATGGCTTTATGCCTCACCGGATGAGATACGAATTGTGTGTGGCAGTGGCGGATACAATTATATTTACACTCGAAACTtgactatatatatatatatgtacagtTCATTGGTTATAGTGGGTGGGTGAGTGGGGTTCTCTTGGAAATTACCTGGGGTGGGGCAGCTGCCGAGGGCGCATGGGCCTGAGCCTGAGCCTGGGCCTGGGCCTGGGGATAGTAGCCCCCGGCGCCCGGAGCTGGGCTCTGGGTCTGCGGCTGGGGGGTGAACTCCCGGATGATCCGCTCCTCCGAGGCCGGTGGCCAGGCCACACGCTTGTAGCCTGAATCAAACAGAGAGAAAAACAAACGATAAATACTCGGAATTCCTTTTTACGACCatcgctgctgctgcagctgctgaaTGCAGCTGCCGTGCAAAAAACATTCAACAAAATGCGGCCAAAACGTGGGCGTCACTATAACCTTGGCTACGGCACTAcattgcatttgcatttgcatttgcactgcatttgcatttgcccAGTGCTAGCGAAACAATTTGAAAATGATTTAAGCCAATTAAAATTATAGCCATCGGTATAGCAATGTGCGAACAAAGGAGGCGGTATGACGGGGGGGAAGAGTGGGGAATTTGGGGCCTATTCTGCAAATCATACACGGCTGTCATTGCGTCTAAATTTAGACGATGAGAACGAGTCGAAAGCTAAGAATTTGACATTACTCATGGGGTGATGAAGATGCTGAagatgctgatgatgatgatgatgatggggaTGTACGTGCAACATGTTGCCGCTGCAACCAGCAACATTGTGCGCTCAAAATGCGATCGTATCGTATCGTATTGAAACGAATTGGAATAGCGTGTGATATATAGTGTGAAAATTGTGTGTTTACCCTCCAGATTTTTGTAGTTCTCGTTGATGATTTTCCACTGAGCGACCATGGTTATATGTATATTGCTCTCTCTTGTATCtctctatctatctatctatctggCCGATCGGGCCTTTGCgtaagaataaaaatattctcGTATAGATatcaaaaataacaaatacaCTTATATATACCAAGATGtatatgtttgttttttgcGGCTATTTTTTGACTTGTCCGCTCGCAGAAAGTCGAGAAGAGCGTTATATAACCCCGAGGTGCAATCAATCGAATACGATATTTGGAGAGTCAGCTGCTGGGAACACCACACGGTATTTCGAATTTCGGTTTCGCTGATTTATGGCTCTATTTAGGCTATATTTACAGATCGGCGCGCGTTTCGTTTATCCTTCGGATCGATATCGTTGAAAAATTCGAAATCAAATGATTCGGGAAGCACGGTGATTGAGTttgagttttcttttcttttttttttttaataaaattcaatttaattcgattcgattcgcgTGCGTTTGCCcaatttaatttctatttTCTATTATAGCTATTGGCTATTTTCTATTTGCTAATTCGTTGATCGTTCGCGCTGCGATATGTTTGCCTTCGATGTATGCTACTAAGTGAGGAGCCAGAGAAATGCAGAGGAAATTATTGTTAGCCAGCGCCAAGATGTAGAAACATTGGCACTCGTGTGGGTTCCAACCCACACATTCGGCGTTAGGATTCTCGTATTCGCGAGATGCGCGAAAGTAAAGACTTCTCCGAGAGAATACTTATATCTCACACACGTCTATTACGCGAGGGTCTGCTAAGTATGCTGATCTTGATCTGGGATCCTCAGCCAACCCCGCCACCCGCCCCTGAGAGACACAATCAACTCCTGGCATTGTTTACACCTTTGATTTTTGTGATTTGTGGGCCCCACCTTGAAATACTGATCATCATGCCCACTCCCTCACTCGCGGTAGCTATCTATctatatctatctatctatatatatatagatatggATGATACAGCCGCATTTTTGAGGTTCTTTGCCCAGATCTATAGAGGATTCCCAAGTAGGTTGGCTACTGTTTATTTTGTTATGGCGATTTGTTATGCCTCAGCGGCAAATCAAGTGGGCGCACACCCATCTATCTTGCGGATACTGCCTGATCCCAGCCAACTAACTATCTATCATCTATCTTGTGGCCATATAGCATTTGGTATAAGTAGTTTGTGACTCAAAGCCAGCGACATCGGTGGCTAAATTTAAACGGCTGTCATCTTGGGCGAACTAAAACAAATCTGTTTTTAAACGTATTCACACAGGTGTACGACAAAAGTTGGCTCATTAAAATTATTAGCAAACTTGTAACTCATATGTCTGATATATCTGCAATATAGCCACCATATCGTACCGTACATCCCATATAAACGCCCATGTATTCATAGACAATTATTTGGTATAATAAGAATGGTTTGCTCGTTAGCCACGCAACAAATTCGTTTTGATGACCGCCAAACGTCACagataaatacaaaatatttgggTTTACATTATCTACTTGGCCCACAAAGAGTCATTTGTGCATGCTGAAgacaattaattttttttgattttttgttgCAAATGAGTCTGGTGTTTacatataaacaaataatttcTAAACACATCTACAAAGACTTATACCGAATTGTCAAGTTTTATAAGGATCTCAAATGAAAAACTGAACTATTGGACAACACATACGGGAATACGAATTTAAgactatccctgtattaataTCTGTAAAAAATCCATATATTTATCCATTTGGCAACGAATTTTGGTGACATAAGTCTAGAGATAAAATGGGcaatataattctaaaatagAAGCATGTGTTCTACctataaaaaaataagatGAATTGGTCTGAAAATTTAGGGAACAATGCATATACTCgtataaataaatgtagtCCCTATTACTGATTTGCAAAAAAATAGTTTCAGAACAATAATTTGTAGTTTTTTTAGGTATGATTGCtttgtatttgaaaataaaccAATTTGTTTTCCCTTAATCTTGTAAGCCTAAGAACTTAAACCCTGAATAAGTTTAGCAGGTAGCTAGTTTAAGATATTTTTCTCTAAGAATAATCCCTCAGTGCCCATGATTCAAGATCCACTGAGTCACCAAGAAGAATGTTGGGATTAATATGTATTGAATCATGGGGTAGGAGAACACCTTGAAACACAAACACATATGGGGTAAACAGAAATCGGTGGGCTGGTGACGCACCTTCAATACCCAAATATGGGCGTGGCGAGACATTATCGAAGGATCGGTTAACGCTGAAATCCCGCTGCACCTCGTCGAAGGAAGCCAGGGATCGGAATTTGTGCTGCTCCCCCGACTCGAGACTGGGGAATTCGAAGGGCGAGGGCTGTGCCGCAGAACGGGGCGTGGccgggggcgtggcagccAGCATTGAGGAGGATGCCGACATGCTCTGCTGCAGTGGCTCCGTGGCGGTTCTCACCAGAAGTCCAATATTATGGCCTTCCAGCTGCGGCACATGCGAGTACTTCACCGGAAGATTGCCAGGTGATGGTGTTGGTGCCTTCGTCTGGACAGGATTCAGACCGTAGGGTGAGCTGGAACGCTGTGGGGCTTCTATGAGAGGAGCAGGATACTTGCGAGAAGGCAGCGGACTGGGCGAACGACTCCGCTCCCAGGTTACTTCCGTTTCCGGTTGTTGCAGAGTTGGGTGATTCTTTTTTGGCGGTGGAGGAGGCGGTGGCGTTGGTGGCGGAGAATCTGGAGTAGCTGGCGTGGTCACAATCTCCACAAAACTCCTCTGACGTTGCAGCTTCTCGGGTGGCGTATTCTCCTTGGCCGACTGGGTGTCCTCCCAGGAGATCTGCCTGGAGATATATGGGCTTCTGATCTCATAGGTGGCCTTGTAGTTCTTTAAAGATTCGTTCTGCAGGTTGGCAATGCGCCACTGGTCGGCCTTGTTGAGTTTTGCCCAGTTATTGGGCGAACAGCGCATTTCATCACAAACTGGGCAGTAGGTTAAGGTCTCTTCATGGAGGCAGGACTTCTCTTTATCCACCACTTCTTCAGTTCTCTGAAGATCTGCTGGGGTCTTACTTGCTTCTAACTCCTTTGTACTCTCCTGTAATTCTGGTTTTATAACTGGTTCAGCTTTTTTTGAATCCTTTTTGGTTAAAGGTTCCCCATTCTCTTTATCATCCtttatagatatttttttcTCTTCCCCTGGAATAACCTTATTAGCCTCCCTCAACTCTTTTTTGGCCAGCTGCTCCTCTATGGCTTTCCGTAACTCTGTTTTGGGTGGGACCTCCTTAACATCGCCCATTTCCTTCTTGCCCACCTGCTCCTCCTTCCACTCCTCGAACTCCTTTTTGGCCAACTGCTCGTAGTTGGCAATTACATCCGATACGTGTCTGTACTCCATGTCCACATCCGCATCCAAGTCTacctcctcgtcctcgtccttgATGACTACGTGCTCCGCCTCAATGACAGCTGGCGTTGTCCGGAGTTCTACGTGCATGTGCTCCGCGGATTGTGGTTTTTGCTCTAGAGCCACGGCAATCTTGTGCAGATCCTCCAGCGCCCGCTCCACAATGGGCACGTTTTCGGTTAGGGATTCCTCCGCCTCCTCCTCGGCGGCGGTTTCCTCCTTAATCTCTTTCGAGAGCCTCGTGGGCAATCCAGCTGCCCGGGTGTAAATCTGGCGAAGTATGGCTTGGAGTGGACTTTCCGCGGCCAAAATGGGTGACTGTCGATGTGCGAAAATCTCCCAGGAATCATTGGATCCGGAGCTAATGGGTCTGGCTGGTATGAGTGGTGgcggaggtggtggtggtggcggtggtgGAGTTGGTATCGGTGTGGTTTGGGCACTCCTCTGCAGCGCCTGCTTGGCATTCTCCATATAGGCATCGATCTGGAGCAAGTGCTCTGCTATGGACTGCTGTATGTGGGCATATTTCGCCTCCAGCTGGGCAATCTCCACATGGGCCTCGTGCTGCTTCTCCGTGTCGGTCTCCAGTCGGTAGATGCCGCCCTGCCTCCTCGTTTGCTTCTCCTTGGTGAGGGAATCCTGGCCAGACTTGGAACGCATCACAGGTGGCGGCGGAGTGGATGGCACTGGAATTGGAGTGGCTGGCGCACTCGTGCTGCTCCCTTGCCGCTGGAGCAACTTGATGCCACCGGTGGCACTCACATAGGTGGGACTCTCCCGCTCCTCCTCCATCTCCTGGTGATCCTGCAGATACGAACAGGCGTCGTCGTAGATCTGCTGGGCACTCAGCTTCAGCTGATCCGTCGAGGTTTCCACGCGAACGGGCACAATGCGAGTGTTGGCCAAGGGATTTGGATTTGGGTACGGATTCGGCTGGCTAATGCTCCCATTTGTGGCCAATGAAAgagccatctgctgctgctgcttaacTGCCAGGTTGTCAATTACCCTACGGCCCGCTGTCTTCGCCTGATTGAGTTGCGCAGCAGCTGGTGTCGGCGGCAGCGGCAAGGTCTCCAAGTCCACATCTTGCCCAGAATTGGGTTCCTCCTCGCTGTCGCCGTCGTGGCCATAGGAGATCTTCACCTCGGTGGCCAGTTTAATGCATCTGCGTTGGACTTTTGGCTTGGAAGTCCTGGGTTTGGGTGGTGGCAGCTCCGGTGCGCCCACTGTCCGCTTCCGGGAGCGTCCACGATCCAGGGAGTAGGCCTGCCTCTTGGGTCTTGGCCGGTAAGGTGTGACTGGAGTGGGTAGAGTTGGAGTTGAGGGCCTTTTGTGGGCCAACTGCTCGTAGTATTCACATCGTGGAGCCACCAAACCCAAGTCCACATCGGCTGCCTTGGTTTCGGGAGCGGAGAAGCCTTTGGAGACGGGAGTTTGATGGAAAACCTCCGATAGTTCACGGTCACTTGAAACTCTCTGGGGCGTTTTGGATCTCTCCTTGGAGCCACCCTCCCTTTGCCGCTGCTCCCTCACCTGTTTAGCGGTTGGTTCTATAATCCTTGTGGGACTCTGGAACTTCTCTCTCAGAGCCTCAATACTGTGCGAGGGATTGCAGGAGATCTGATGACCCTGGGACTCGGCATTGCTGGCCACATCCTGCTCCAATGGTGGCCAACTGTGATCCCTCTTGAGCAAATGTCGTTTGGTGGCCAGTCGATTGATCTTCAGCACGGTGTCCCGATCGATGGTGATGTCCTGCTGGTGGCTGAGATAGTCCGTCTTGATCTGGTCCAGCAGCTGCTGGTGCAGCGTATGATGCAGTGCATCCCCCTCGCCACGCTGACGCCGACGGCTCTGCCTTTCAGTGGGGTAGAAATCTTGGCGGCGTAAGCCCCATATAATTTACTTAAGGTTATTCTGCAAAATAACACCAATATTGGACGCGCACTTGGACTTTAGGTGGCTGTTTTGTTGAATGTTTTCACACTGTTTCTTTATGTTTTTTTGGCAACATATAATAGGCACGAGTACAGAAAAAACctaacatataataatatcttaCCAGATTTGGCTTGTTGTTCTTCCTCTTCGACGGCGCGCAGAACGGCCGAGTTGGCCAAGTTCAGGGGCTTCGAGACTTGGTCGTCGACTTCAATCCtagaaagtaaaaaaaaaacacaaattacTTGAACAAATCTGCATATAAGGAGAGTAGTTtaaaaag
Encoded here:
- the LOC119555611 gene encoding mediator of RNA polymerase II transcription subunit 15 isoform X13, whose translation is MVAQWKIINENYKNLEGYKRVAWPPASEERIIREFTPQPQTQSPAPGAGGYYPQAQAQAQAQAHAPSAAAPPQPQVPYSQDQTDLQQQQQQLPGAFAGQDSYRGASPGIITLRKEAPVSQQPAPVYSSQPAAVSYQGGSKLRGDLKWPPPEYKEAAARENEERRQLALGPVCRPRRINRDYTPFFAKHQLNNGYPSYKVPPGTQHIFG
- the LOC119555611 gene encoding serine/arginine repetitive matrix protein 1 isoform X9; protein product: MAALQRKLVHKQFNSPMGLYSQENVKATLNRELKAFGGEGIEVDDQVSKPLNLANSAVLRAVEEEEQQAKSDFYPTERQSRRRQRGEGDALHHTLHQQLLDQIKTDYLSHQQDITIDRDTVLKINRLATKRHLLKRDHSWPPLEQDVASNAESQGHQISCNPSHSIEALREKFQSPTRIIEPTAKQVREQRQREGGSKERSKTPQRVSSDRELSEVFHQTPVSKGFSAPETKAADVDLGLVAPRCEYYEQLAHKRPSTPTLPTPVTPYRPRPKRQAYSLDRGRSRKRTVGAPELPPPKPRTSKPKVQRRCIKLATEVKISYGHDGDSEEEPNSGQDVDLETLPLPPTPAAAQLNQAKTAGRRVIDNLAVKQQQQMALSLATNGSISQPNPYPNPNPLANTRIVPVRVETSTDQLKLSAQQIYDDACSYLQDHQEMEEERESPTYVSATGGIKLLQRQGSSTSAPATPIPVPSTPPPPVMRSKSGQDSLTKEKQTRRQGGIYRLETDTEKQHEAHVEIAQLEAKYAHIQQSIAEHLLQIDAYMENAKQALQRSAQTTPIPTPPPPPPPPPPPLIPARPISSGSNDSWEIFAHRQSPILAAESPLQAILRQIYTRAAGLPTRLSKEIKEETAAEEEAEESLTENVPIVERALEDLHKIAVALEQKPQSAEHMHVELRTTPAVIEAEHVVIKDEDEEVDLDADVDMEYRHVSDVIANYEQLAKKEFEEWKEEQVGKKEMGDVKEVPPKTELRKAIEEQLAKKELREANKVIPGEEKKISIKDDKENGEPLTKKDSKKAEPVIKPELQESTKELEASKTPADLQRTEEVVDKEKSCLHEETLTYCPVCDEMRCSPNNWAKLNKADQWRIANLQNESLKNYKATYEIRSPYISRQISWEDTQSAKENTPPEKLQRQRSFVEIVTTPATPDSPPPTPPPPPPPKKNHPTLQQPETEVTWERSRSPSPLPSRKYPAPLIEAPQRSSSPYGLNPVQTKAPTPSPGNLPVKYSHVPQLEGHNIGLLVRTATEPLQQSMSASSSMLAATPPATPRSAAQPSPFEFPSLESGEQHKFRSLASFDEVQRDFSVNRSFDNVSPRPYLGIEGYKRVAWPPASEERIIREFTPQPQTQSPAPGAGGYYPQAQAQAQAQAHAPSAAAPPQLCFFFCDFQL
- the LOC119555611 gene encoding serine/arginine repetitive matrix protein 1 isoform X10, producing MAALQRKLVHKQFNSPMGLYSQENVKATLNRELKAFGGEGIEVDDQVSKPLNLANSAVLRAVEEEEQQAKSDFYPTERQSRRRQRGEGDALHHTLHQQLLDQIKTDYLSHQQDITIDRDTVLKINRLATKRHLLKRDHSWPPLEQDVASNAESQGHQISCNPSHSIEALREKFQSPTRIIEPTAKQVREQRQREGGSKERSKTPQRVSSDRELSEVFHQTPVSKGFSAPETKAADVDLGLVAPRCEYYEQLAHKRPSTPTLPTPVTPYRPRPKRQAYSLDRGRSRKRTVGAPELPPPKPRTSKPKVQRRCIKLATEVKISYGHDGDSEEEPNSGQDVDLETLPLPPTPAAAQLNQAKTAGRRVIDNLAVKQQQQMALSLATNGSISQPNPYPNPNPLANTRIVPVRVETSTDQLKLSAQQIYDDACSYLQDHQEMEEERESPTYVSATGGIKLLQRQGSSTSAPATPIPVPSTPPPPVMRSKSGQDSLTKEKQTRRQGGIYRLETDTEKQHEAHVEIAQLEAKYAHIQQSIAEHLLQIDAYMENAKQALQRSAQTTPIPTPPPPPPPPPPPLIPARPISSGSNDSWEIFAHRQSPILAAESPLQAILRQIYTRAAGLPTRLSKEIKEETAAEEEAEESLTENVPIVERALEDLHKIAVALEQKPQSAEHMHVELRTTPAVIEAEHVVIKDEDEEVDLDADVDMEYRHVSDVIANYEQLAKKEFEEWKEEQVGKKEMGDVKEVPPKTELRKAIEEQLAKKELREANKVIPGEEKKISIKDDKENGEPLTKKDSKKAEPVIKPELQESTKELEASKTPADLQRTEEVVDKEKSCLHEETLTYCPVCDEMRCSPNNWAKLNKADQWRIANLQNESLKNYKATYEIRSPYISRQISWEDTQSAKENTPPEKLQRQRSFVEIVTTPATPDSPPPTPPPPPPPKKNHPTLQQPETEVTWERSRSPSPLPSRKYPAPLIEAPQRSSSPYGLNPVQTKAPTPSPGNLPVKYSHVPQLEGHNIGLLVRTATEPLQQSMSASSSMLAATPPATPRSAAQPSPFEFPSLESGEQHKFRSLASFDEVQRDFSVNRSFDNVSPRPYLGIEGYKRVAWPPASEERIIREFTPQPQTQSPAPGAGGYYPQAQAQAQAQAHAPSAAAPPQL